One genomic region from Haloprofundus salinisoli encodes:
- a CDS encoding AzlC family ABC transporter permease, translating into MNVPTELRAGVRDVLPLFLGIVPFAVVFGVAAVDAGLTAAQAVGLSVFVFAGASQLATLDLLARDAAVPVVVLTAVVINLRMLMYSASIAPYFRSLAGRSKAVLAYFLTDQAYALSVARYGTLADAEPSGVSDRRWYYLGVAVSLWVVWQLGTVAGLVLGTGVPDSWGLDFTVPLVFLALLVPAMKDVPTTVAGVCGGVVAVVAAGLPLNLGLLVGATVGIVAGLLAERGRR; encoded by the coding sequence ATGAACGTTCCCACGGAACTCCGTGCGGGTGTTCGGGACGTGTTGCCGCTGTTTCTCGGCATCGTCCCGTTCGCCGTCGTCTTCGGCGTCGCCGCCGTCGACGCCGGACTGACGGCCGCGCAGGCCGTCGGCCTCTCGGTGTTCGTCTTCGCCGGCGCGTCGCAGTTGGCGACGCTCGACCTGCTCGCCCGCGACGCCGCCGTCCCGGTCGTCGTCCTCACCGCCGTCGTCATCAACCTCCGTATGCTGATGTACTCCGCGTCCATCGCGCCGTACTTCCGGTCGCTCGCCGGCCGGTCGAAGGCGGTGCTGGCGTACTTTCTCACCGACCAGGCGTACGCGCTCTCGGTCGCCCGCTACGGGACGCTCGCCGACGCGGAACCGTCGGGCGTCTCCGACCGTCGCTGGTACTACCTCGGCGTCGCGGTGAGCCTCTGGGTCGTCTGGCAGTTAGGGACGGTCGCCGGACTTGTCCTCGGCACCGGGGTCCCCGACAGTTGGGGACTCGACTTCACCGTCCCGCTGGTCTTTCTGGCGCTTCTCGTTCCGGCGATGAAGGACGTACCGACGACGGTGGCGGGCGTCTGTGGCGGGGTCGTCGCCGTCGTCGCCGCCGGGCTCCCGCTGAATCTCGGGTTGCTCGTCGGAGCGACGGTGGGCATCGTCGCCGGCCTCCTCGCGGAGCGTGGTCGTCGGTGA
- a CDS encoding AzlD domain-containing protein has protein sequence MTTSYPTTTVWAVVLAIGVLTFAIRFSFLALFGSGSAEGRSGAGETVSPRIRAVLRYVPPAVLAALVFPAVVTIEPTVAETLSNDRLLAGAAAAAVAWRTESVLATITIGMGALWALQFLL, from the coding sequence GTGACGACGTCGTATCCGACGACGACGGTGTGGGCCGTCGTTCTCGCCATCGGCGTGCTGACGTTCGCCATTCGGTTCTCGTTTCTCGCCCTGTTCGGATCCGGGTCCGCAGAGGGTCGAAGCGGGGCCGGAGAGACCGTCTCACCGCGAATCCGCGCAGTGCTCCGGTACGTTCCGCCCGCGGTGTTGGCGGCGCTCGTCTTCCCGGCTGTCGTGACGATAGAGCCGACAGTCGCCGAGACGCTCTCGAACGACCGACTGCTCGCCGGCGCGGCCGCGGCGGCGGTCGCGTGGCGTACCGAGAGCGTCCTCGCCACCATCACCATCGGGATGGGCGCGCTGTGGGCACTGCAGTTTCTCCTCTGA
- a CDS encoding class I SAM-dependent methyltransferase gives MSAENSERPGKSVDELRRIYGDAASQFDRAEPLDRLFLGRSRRRLFSRASGRVLDVACGTGANFPYLPAGVSVVGVDLSPEMLERARRRVDELGIDADLREADAQALPFGDDSFDTVVSSLSTCTFPDPVAALEEMARTCKPGGQILLLEHGRSRVEPLARLQDRFAPRHFEQMGCRWNQTPEQVVTEAGLRVDGVSHRYLGVLTELIATSE, from the coding sequence GTGAGCGCAGAGAACTCGGAGCGACCCGGAAAGTCCGTCGACGAGCTCCGGCGCATCTACGGTGACGCCGCGTCGCAGTTCGACCGCGCAGAACCGCTCGACCGTCTGTTTCTGGGTCGAAGTCGCCGCCGGTTGTTCTCGCGGGCCAGCGGCCGCGTGCTCGACGTCGCCTGCGGCACCGGAGCCAACTTCCCGTATCTCCCTGCGGGCGTCTCGGTCGTCGGCGTCGACCTCAGTCCGGAGATGCTCGAGCGGGCGCGGAGGCGGGTCGACGAACTCGGTATCGACGCCGACCTTCGGGAGGCCGACGCCCAGGCGCTTCCCTTCGGCGACGATAGTTTCGATACGGTCGTCTCGTCGCTGTCGACGTGTACGTTTCCCGACCCGGTCGCGGCGCTCGAAGAGATGGCTCGGACCTGCAAGCCCGGCGGACAGATTCTGTTGCTCGAACACGGCCGGAGCCGTGTCGAGCCGTTGGCTCGACTCCAGGACCGCTTCGCGCCGCGGCACTTCGAGCAGATGGGCTGTCGGTGGAACCAGACGCCCGAGCAGGTCGTAACGGAGGCGGGGCTCCGAGTCGACGGCGTCAGTCACCGGTATCTCGGCGTTCTCACCGAACTGATCGCCACGTCCGAGTAG
- a CDS encoding SRPBCC domain-containing protein: MKHIQTAIDIEAPPEIVWEVLTDLDVYHEWNPYITEASGEISEGETVTIRVEPTGRRDSTLRCTVTEVVPERRLQWVGRLRVPGLFTGRHTFELEPLGNDRTRFVNHEDVFGLLARFVVTEETPLDYDWMNQELARRAELQFNPQRTAEA; encoded by the coding sequence ATGAAACACATCCAAACCGCTATCGACATCGAGGCACCGCCCGAGATCGTCTGGGAGGTGCTCACCGACCTCGACGTCTACCACGAGTGGAACCCCTACATCACCGAAGCCAGCGGGGAGATCAGCGAAGGAGAGACCGTGACCATCCGCGTCGAACCCACCGGACGACGGGATTCGACGCTCCGCTGTACCGTGACCGAGGTCGTCCCCGAACGCAGACTCCAGTGGGTCGGCAGGCTCCGCGTTCCCGGGCTGTTCACCGGTCGACACACTTTCGAGCTCGAACCGCTCGGCAACGACCGAACGCGCTTCGTCAACCACGAGGACGTCTTCGGACTGCTCGCGCGCTTCGTCGTCACCGAGGAGACGCCGCTGGACTACGACTGGATGAACCAGGAACTCGCCCGGCGCGCCGAGCTGCAGTTCAACCCGCAGCGGACCGCCGAGGCGTGA
- a CDS encoding aldehyde ferredoxin oxidoreductase family protein: MTELGGFQDHVGQVDLTSGEVAYRGIDDEDARKYIGARGLGVKYVFDAGPDVDPDGPENRLAFMNGPLTGTQTVMSGRIAVVTKSPLTGTVTDSHHGGWSGARLKWSGFDGLLFDGKAEKPVYAYVEDGEVELRDASHLWGKGVHDTIEAIDEEVDGSIGKNVSVMAIGPGGENGVRYACIVNEDDRASGRGGTGCVMGSKNLKAVVVKSGTRMPKPADPETFQKGYQQGMQAIQESDVTAPNEGGLSMYGTNVLMNITEEMDGLPTRNGKYTSTRSFSESEGTTIDAEEISGENVRENILVDEPTCHSCPVACKKEVEVTTMHKGEEMNVRMESYEYESAYALGPNSGHTERDDIALMIDRCNDMGIDTIEVGNMMAMAMEMSEEGKLNDVGTLDWGDSETMVDLIEQISHREEGLPDLLAEGAKRIADQKGAEDNSLAVKGQTIPAYDPRCMKGMGIAYATSNRGACHLRAYTPAAEILGVPEKVDPYAWEGKGELTATFQNLHAISDSFDICKFNAFAEGIEEYVMQYNGMTGLDVTEDELIEAGERVYNLERYYNNLAGFDGADDSLPARFLDGEGGIPGQGASEGEFCELDEMKEEYYSHRGWVDGVVPDEKLDALEIDIGPGTGVKSGSDSAAPADD, from the coding sequence ATGACTGAACTCGGCGGATTCCAAGACCACGTAGGACAGGTCGACCTCACATCGGGTGAGGTGGCCTACCGAGGCATCGACGACGAGGACGCGCGCAAGTACATCGGCGCGCGCGGCCTCGGCGTGAAGTACGTCTTCGACGCCGGCCCGGACGTCGACCCGGACGGCCCGGAGAATCGGCTTGCGTTCATGAATGGCCCGCTGACGGGCACTCAGACGGTGATGAGCGGCCGCATCGCCGTCGTCACGAAGTCGCCGCTCACCGGCACGGTGACCGACTCCCACCACGGCGGTTGGTCCGGCGCGCGACTCAAGTGGTCCGGCTTCGACGGCCTCCTGTTCGACGGTAAGGCCGAGAAACCGGTGTACGCGTACGTCGAAGACGGCGAAGTCGAACTCCGCGACGCCTCCCATCTGTGGGGGAAGGGCGTCCACGACACCATCGAAGCCATCGACGAGGAAGTCGACGGCTCCATCGGCAAGAACGTCTCCGTGATGGCAATCGGCCCCGGCGGCGAGAACGGCGTGCGCTACGCCTGCATCGTCAACGAGGACGACCGCGCGTCCGGTCGCGGCGGCACCGGCTGCGTGATGGGGTCGAAGAACCTCAAAGCGGTCGTCGTCAAATCCGGCACCCGGATGCCGAAACCCGCGGACCCCGAGACGTTCCAGAAGGGCTACCAGCAGGGGATGCAGGCCATCCAGGAGTCCGACGTCACCGCGCCGAACGAGGGCGGCCTCTCGATGTACGGGACGAACGTCCTGATGAACATCACCGAGGAGATGGACGGCCTCCCGACGAGAAACGGCAAGTATACCTCGACGCGGAGTTTCTCCGAGAGCGAGGGCACGACCATCGACGCCGAGGAGATCTCCGGCGAGAACGTCCGCGAGAACATCCTCGTCGACGAGCCGACGTGTCACTCCTGTCCCGTCGCCTGTAAGAAGGAAGTCGAGGTGACGACGATGCACAAGGGCGAGGAGATGAACGTCCGCATGGAGTCGTACGAGTACGAGTCGGCGTACGCGCTCGGCCCGAACTCGGGCCACACCGAGCGCGACGACATCGCGCTGATGATCGACCGCTGCAACGACATGGGCATCGACACCATCGAGGTGGGCAACATGATGGCCATGGCGATGGAGATGTCCGAGGAGGGCAAACTCAACGACGTCGGCACGCTCGACTGGGGCGACTCCGAGACGATGGTCGACCTCATCGAGCAGATCTCGCACCGCGAGGAGGGCCTTCCGGACCTGCTCGCCGAGGGTGCAAAGCGCATCGCCGACCAGAAAGGCGCCGAGGACAACTCGCTGGCGGTCAAGGGCCAGACGATTCCGGCGTACGACCCGCGCTGCATGAAGGGGATGGGCATCGCCTACGCCACCTCGAACCGCGGGGCGTGCCACCTGCGCGCCTACACCCCGGCCGCCGAGATTCTCGGCGTCCCGGAGAAGGTCGACCCCTACGCGTGGGAGGGCAAGGGCGAACTCACCGCCACGTTCCAGAACCTCCACGCCATCTCCGACAGCTTCGACATCTGCAAGTTCAACGCCTTCGCGGAGGGCATCGAGGAGTACGTCATGCAGTACAACGGCATGACCGGGCTCGACGTGACCGAAGACGAACTCATCGAGGCGGGCGAGCGCGTCTACAACCTCGAACGTTACTACAACAACCTCGCGGGCTTCGACGGCGCGGACGACTCGCTGCCAGCGCGGTTCCTCGACGGTGAAGGCGGCATCCCCGGACAGGGTGCCTCCGAGGGCGAATTCTGCGAACTCGACGAGATGAAAGAGGAGTACTACAGCCACCGCGGCTGGGTCGACGGCGTCGTCCCCGACGAGAAACTCGACGCGTTGGAGATCGACATCGGTCCCGGCACGGGCGTCAAAAGCGGCAGCGACTCCGCAGCCCCCGCCGACGACTGA
- a CDS encoding VanZ family protein codes for MAPAPSHTAARPSLLPPRLRWAAVVVVAGGVFVASVVTPPSDGVPALGPFGLVGADKWLHAAAYAVVAGTLSHALSTRVQRASLGGFVGGSVYGLGIELVQGLVPARQFDLLDAVANGVGAALGAGLWVVFAFGLALVVGRESDSSRP; via the coding sequence ATGGCTCCGGCCCCGTCGCACACCGCCGCTCGCCCGTCGCTGCTCCCGCCCCGTCTCCGCTGGGCCGCCGTCGTCGTTGTCGCCGGCGGCGTCTTCGTCGCCTCCGTCGTCACGCCGCCGAGCGACGGCGTCCCGGCGCTCGGCCCGTTCGGGCTCGTCGGCGCGGACAAGTGGTTACACGCCGCCGCCTACGCAGTCGTCGCCGGAACGCTCTCGCACGCGCTCTCGACGCGGGTCCAGCGCGCGTCCCTCGGCGGCTTCGTCGGTGGGTCGGTCTACGGACTCGGTATCGAACTCGTGCAGGGGCTCGTCCCCGCTCGCCAGTTCGACCTCCTCGACGCCGTCGCAAACGGTGTGGGTGCGGCGCTCGGGGCCGGACTCTGGGTCGTCTTCGCGTTCGGTCTCGCACTGGTCGTCGGACGCGAGTCGGACTCATCCCGACCCTAA
- a CDS encoding archaeosine biosynthesis radical SAM protein RaSEA, whose product MSEPSPDVYERGRGMDAHNKVMREIRGLKEKHYDPHEPTRVWIDEDNTPSGVYQSLTIILNTGGCRWARAGGCTMCGYVAESVEGGTVEHEALMDQIQVCLDHEEERADEQSPLIKIYTSGSFLDEREVPAETRDAIAETFADRERIVVESLPDFVDREKLDDFVSRGLDTDVAVGLETATDRVRRDCVNKYFAFEDFVAASEEADAAGAGIKAYLLMKPPFLSESEAIEDMKSSIRRCAEYAHTVSMNPCNVQRYTMVDELHFRGGYRPPWLWSVAEVLRDTADADAIVVSDPVGHGSDRGPHNCGECDDLVQKAIKDFDLRQDPSVFEQVDCDCKGTWRAVVEEETSYAMPLAK is encoded by the coding sequence ATGAGTGAACCAAGTCCCGACGTGTACGAACGGGGACGCGGAATGGACGCGCACAACAAGGTGATGCGCGAGATTCGAGGCCTGAAGGAGAAACACTACGATCCGCACGAACCGACCCGCGTCTGGATCGACGAGGACAACACGCCGAGCGGCGTCTACCAGTCGCTCACCATCATCCTCAACACCGGCGGCTGTCGGTGGGCGCGCGCCGGCGGCTGTACGATGTGCGGCTACGTCGCCGAATCCGTCGAAGGCGGCACCGTCGAACACGAGGCGCTGATGGACCAGATTCAGGTCTGTCTCGACCACGAGGAAGAACGCGCCGACGAGCAGTCGCCGCTCATCAAAATCTACACCTCCGGGTCGTTCCTCGACGAGCGTGAAGTGCCCGCCGAGACCCGAGACGCCATCGCGGAGACGTTCGCGGACCGCGAACGCATCGTCGTCGAGTCGCTGCCGGACTTCGTCGACCGCGAGAAACTCGACGACTTCGTCTCGCGGGGACTGGACACCGACGTCGCCGTCGGCCTCGAAACCGCGACCGACCGCGTCCGCCGCGACTGCGTGAACAAGTACTTCGCCTTCGAGGACTTCGTCGCGGCGAGCGAGGAGGCCGACGCCGCGGGCGCGGGCATCAAAGCCTACCTCCTGATGAAGCCGCCGTTCCTCTCGGAGTCGGAGGCCATCGAGGACATGAAATCCTCCATCCGGCGCTGCGCGGAGTACGCCCACACCGTCTCGATGAACCCCTGCAACGTCCAGCGCTACACGATGGTCGACGAGCTCCACTTCCGCGGCGGCTACCGTCCGCCGTGGCTCTGGTCGGTCGCCGAGGTGCTGCGCGACACTGCCGACGCCGACGCCATCGTCGTCTCCGACCCCGTCGGCCACGGCTCCGACCGCGGCCCGCACAACTGCGGCGAATGCGACGACCTCGTCCAGAAGGCCATCAAGGATTTCGACCTCCGACAGGACCCCTCCGTGTTCGAGCAGGTCGACTGCGACTGCAAGGGGACGTGGCGCGCCGTCGTCGAAGAGGAGACGAGTTACGCGATGCCGCTGGCGAAGTGA
- the purQ gene encoding phosphoribosylformylglycinamidine synthase I gives MTVAVVQFGGSNCDRDAVAALTHLGIDAERVWHEDGLPEGATGVLLPGGFSYGDYLRAGAMAAQSPIMNEVRDAAEHGVPVLGVCNGAQIGCESGLTDGAFTTNRSARFQCERVYLRVENADTPWTAAYDEGEVIEVPIAHGEGRFEISTEKYEALEAADRVLFRYCDADGNVTDEANPNGSTGNVAGILGERVGVAVLMPHPERATLADVGGTDGAGILQGFA, from the coding sequence GTGACGGTCGCAGTCGTGCAGTTCGGCGGGTCGAACTGCGACCGCGACGCCGTCGCGGCGCTCACCCACCTCGGCATCGACGCCGAACGCGTCTGGCACGAGGACGGGCTGCCCGAGGGCGCGACGGGCGTACTGCTGCCCGGCGGGTTCTCCTACGGCGACTACCTCCGCGCGGGGGCGATGGCCGCGCAGTCGCCGATCATGAACGAGGTCCGCGACGCCGCCGAACACGGCGTGCCCGTGCTGGGCGTCTGCAACGGCGCACAGATCGGCTGTGAGTCGGGGCTGACGGACGGCGCGTTCACGACGAACCGGAGCGCCCGTTTCCAGTGCGAGCGCGTCTACCTGCGGGTCGAGAACGCCGACACGCCGTGGACCGCCGCCTACGACGAGGGCGAGGTCATCGAAGTCCCCATCGCCCACGGCGAGGGGCGCTTCGAGATTTCGACCGAGAAGTACGAGGCGCTCGAAGCGGCCGACCGCGTGCTGTTCCGCTACTGCGACGCCGACGGCAACGTTACCGACGAGGCGAATCCCAACGGGTCGACGGGCAACGTCGCCGGCATTCTGGGCGAGCGAGTCGGCGTCGCGGTGTTGATGCCGCACCCCGAGCGAGCGACGCTGGCCGACGTCGGCGGCACCGACGGCGCGGGAATCCTCCAAGGGTTCGCCTGA
- the purS gene encoding phosphoribosylformylglycinamidine synthase subunit PurS: protein MTAYTATVTVRLKRGVLDPEAETTKRALERLGFELEGLRSADRFEVDVDADSAADAEERADEMAERLLANPTIHDYDVVVEEAE from the coding sequence ATGACCGCGTACACCGCGACGGTGACCGTCCGACTGAAGCGTGGCGTGTTGGACCCCGAGGCGGAGACGACCAAGCGCGCCCTCGAACGGCTGGGCTTCGAACTGGAGGGGCTACGCTCGGCGGACCGTTTCGAGGTGGACGTCGACGCCGACTCCGCCGCGGACGCCGAGGAACGAGCCGACGAGATGGCCGAACGACTGCTCGCGAACCCGACCATCCACGACTACGACGTGGTGGTCGAGGAAGCCGAATGA
- a CDS encoding formyltetrahydrofolate deformylase — translation MTRELTEITVIGEDKTGLVARITSLLFDRSINIEDIDQAVREGIFRMTLHADTSEMVCTSETLRSTLDDLATELGVEIRVRFPSDRETKRLAVLVTKESHCLEALFEAWANDELDAEIGVVIGNHDDLQPLADHYNVPFHDIGDKKGGADEAELLDLLDEYDVDLIVLARYMRILSPNVVFRYEDRIINIHPSLLPSFPGAAAYRQAKEGGVRIAGVTAHYVTTDLDQGPIITQRAFDVPDDASVGEIKARGQPLEADALLEAVKLHLDGALSVHRGRTSLRDSEDIDYQLGLSKEAQAANPDRPVDGKLPQSLQKAVEPSDD, via the coding sequence ATGACCCGTGAGTTGACCGAAATTACTGTCATCGGCGAGGACAAGACGGGCCTCGTCGCGCGTATTACGTCGCTTCTATTCGACCGCAGCATCAACATCGAAGATATCGACCAGGCCGTCCGCGAGGGTATCTTCCGGATGACGTTACACGCCGACACCAGCGAGATGGTGTGCACCTCCGAGACGCTACGCTCGACGCTCGACGACCTCGCAACCGAACTCGGCGTCGAGATTCGAGTCCGGTTCCCCTCCGACCGCGAGACGAAGCGCCTCGCCGTGCTCGTGACGAAGGAATCGCACTGTCTGGAGGCGCTGTTCGAGGCGTGGGCCAACGACGAACTCGACGCCGAGATCGGCGTCGTCATCGGCAACCACGACGATCTCCAACCGCTGGCGGACCACTACAACGTCCCGTTCCACGACATCGGCGACAAGAAAGGCGGGGCCGACGAAGCCGAACTGCTCGACCTGCTCGACGAGTACGACGTGGACCTCATCGTCCTCGCGCGCTACATGCGCATCCTCTCGCCGAACGTCGTCTTCCGCTACGAGGACCGCATCATCAACATCCACCCGAGTCTCCTCCCGTCGTTCCCCGGCGCGGCCGCCTACCGTCAGGCGAAGGAAGGCGGCGTCAGAATCGCGGGCGTCACCGCTCACTACGTGACGACGGACCTCGACCAGGGACCCATCATCACCCAGCGGGCGTTCGACGTGCCCGACGACGCGTCGGTCGGCGAAATCAAAGCCCGCGGGCAGCCGCTCGAAGCCGACGCGCTGCTCGAAGCGGTGAAGCTGCATCTCGACGGTGCCCTGAGCGTCCACCGGGGGCGGACGAGCCTCCGCGACAGCGAGGATATCGACTACCAACTCGGTCTCTCGAAGGAAGCGCAGGCGGCGAACCCCGACCGCCCCGTCGACGGGAAACTGCCGCAGTCGCTGCAGAAGGCGGTCGAACCGAGCGACGACTGA
- a CDS encoding phosphoribosylaminoimidazolesuccinocarboxamide synthase, whose amino-acid sequence MTSVKEFRVAEEPTADSLGRGSFVFTDDYSVFDWGKMPDEIPGKGASLCTMGAYNFELLDVNHIPTHYRGIVEGGEELELGETTETPREMAIDLAQVPNLRYDDGYDYDGFYDAVGNNYLIPLEIVFRNTVPVGSSLRSRGDPADYGLDYESWPDEAVGLPQPVVEFSTKFEERDRYLSRSEADEISGPAGIDRLEELALAVNHILTDRAERAGLVHEDGKIECLYHDGTIKVADVVGTFDENRFSYDGQEMSKEVVRQYYKRERPEWVDAVSEAKAEADHRDDPDWRALCDTEPPALPDSVVETVSEMYAAGTNAYTNYDWFDAPELDEAVDAVRNL is encoded by the coding sequence ATGACGAGCGTCAAGGAGTTCCGCGTGGCCGAGGAACCGACAGCCGACTCGCTCGGGCGGGGCAGTTTCGTCTTCACTGACGACTACTCCGTCTTCGATTGGGGGAAGATGCCCGACGAGATTCCGGGAAAAGGAGCGAGCCTCTGTACTATGGGCGCGTACAACTTCGAGTTACTCGACGTCAACCACATCCCGACGCACTATCGGGGAATCGTCGAGGGCGGCGAGGAACTCGAACTCGGCGAGACGACCGAGACCCCCCGTGAAATGGCTATCGACCTCGCACAGGTTCCGAACCTCCGCTACGACGACGGCTACGACTACGACGGGTTCTACGACGCCGTCGGGAACAACTACCTGATACCGCTCGAAATCGTCTTCCGGAACACCGTTCCCGTCGGATCGAGTCTCCGTTCGCGCGGCGATCCCGCCGACTACGGCCTCGACTACGAGTCGTGGCCCGACGAAGCCGTCGGCCTCCCGCAGCCGGTCGTCGAGTTCTCGACGAAGTTCGAAGAGCGCGACCGCTACCTCTCGCGGAGCGAGGCCGACGAGATCTCGGGTCCGGCCGGGATCGACCGTCTCGAAGAGCTGGCGCTCGCGGTGAACCACATCCTCACCGACCGCGCCGAACGGGCGGGGCTCGTCCACGAGGACGGCAAAATCGAGTGTCTCTACCACGACGGAACCATCAAAGTCGCCGACGTGGTCGGCACGTTCGACGAGAACCGGTTCAGCTACGACGGCCAGGAGATGTCGAAGGAGGTCGTCCGCCAGTACTATAAGCGCGAACGCCCCGAGTGGGTCGACGCAGTCAGCGAGGCGAAAGCCGAGGCGGACCACCGCGACGACCCCGACTGGCGCGCGCTGTGCGACACCGAGCCACCGGCGCTGCCGGACTCGGTCGTCGAGACCGTCTCGGAGATGTACGCCGCGGGGACGAACGCGTACACGAACTACGACTGGTTCGACGCGCCGGAACTCGACGAAGCGGTCGACGCGGTTCGGAATCTCTGA
- a CDS encoding response regulator, giving the protein MTDRIRVLHVDDDPALLDVVASLIEHKCDDLSVTSVERPQSALTLLESGPFDCLVSDYRMPTMNGLQLRDAVCESHPTLPFLLFTNVPHIELDRPIPRQHYLEKSGPDQFEALAARVVRLVEERVLDCNGHSTSTGP; this is encoded by the coding sequence ATGACCGACCGGATTCGCGTCCTCCACGTCGACGACGACCCAGCGCTGCTCGACGTGGTGGCGAGCCTCATCGAGCACAAGTGCGACGACCTGTCTGTCACGTCGGTCGAACGCCCTCAGAGCGCGTTGACGCTCCTCGAGAGCGGCCCGTTCGACTGTCTCGTAAGCGATTACCGGATGCCGACGATGAACGGGCTCCAACTGCGCGACGCGGTCTGCGAATCGCACCCGACGCTGCCGTTTCTCCTCTTCACGAACGTGCCTCACATAGAACTCGACCGGCCGATTCCGCGACAGCATTACCTCGAAAAGAGCGGTCCCGACCAGTTCGAGGCCTTGGCGGCGCGCGTCGTCCGTCTGGTCGAAGAGCGGGTACTGGACTGCAACGGTCACTCGACGAGTACCGGCCCCTGA
- a CDS encoding PstS family phosphate ABC transporter substrate-binding protein encodes MGEEDDMMNGSGRRRFVGAALGGGLAAVCGCLGRGERNRVDSSPATTSDPALSGTIHVSGSSTVYPLTVAVGEQFSAQYPDVSISVSPTGTGGGFKQFFCRGKASINDASRSISSEESGQCDRNEVDPLELRVATDALTVVVNTDADWVDCITTEQLAAMWRTDGATQWSDVDPDWPDEPVELHGPTSDSGTFDYFAEAVIGEVDDHRTDYEGTEYDNAIIQSVSESTYAVGYLGYAYYLQNREAVKALGIDDGDGCVKPSPATAQGGEYTPLSRPLFIYVAENELSRPELRAFVTYYIERAGSSLVSDIGYVPLTESGVETGLERLEGAAEAGER; translated from the coding sequence ATGGGGGAAGAAGACGATATGATGAACGGTTCCGGGCGGCGGCGGTTCGTCGGCGCCGCGCTCGGCGGCGGGCTGGCCGCGGTGTGCGGCTGTCTCGGTCGGGGCGAACGGAATCGGGTAGATTCGTCGCCGGCGACAACGAGCGACCCGGCGCTCTCGGGCACGATTCACGTCTCGGGCAGCAGCACGGTCTATCCGCTGACGGTCGCCGTCGGCGAACAGTTCTCCGCACAGTATCCGGACGTGTCGATATCGGTGAGTCCCACCGGAACCGGCGGCGGGTTCAAGCAGTTCTTCTGTCGAGGGAAAGCGAGCATCAACGACGCGAGCAGGTCGATTTCGTCCGAGGAATCGGGGCAGTGCGACCGCAACGAGGTCGATCCGCTGGAACTCCGCGTCGCGACGGACGCGCTGACCGTCGTCGTCAACACCGACGCCGACTGGGTCGACTGCATCACGACCGAGCAACTGGCGGCGATGTGGCGGACCGACGGGGCGACGCAGTGGAGCGACGTCGACCCCGACTGGCCGGACGAACCGGTCGAACTGCACGGGCCGACGTCGGATTCGGGGACGTTCGACTACTTCGCCGAGGCGGTGATCGGCGAGGTCGACGACCACCGAACGGACTACGAGGGAACGGAGTACGACAACGCGATAATCCAGTCGGTCAGCGAGTCGACGTACGCCGTCGGTTATCTCGGCTACGCGTACTACCTCCAGAACAGGGAGGCGGTGAAAGCGCTCGGCATCGACGACGGCGACGGCTGCGTGAAACCGTCGCCGGCGACGGCGCAAGGCGGCGAGTACACTCCGCTGTCGCGACCGCTTTTCATCTACGTCGCCGAGAACGAACTCTCGCGCCCGGAACTCCGCGCGTTCGTCACCTACTACATCGAACGGGCGGGGTCGTCGCTCGTCAGCGACATCGGGTACGTCCCGCTGACCGAGTCGGGCGTCGAGACGGGACTGGAGCGCCTCGAAGGGGCGGCCGAGGCGGGTGAGCGATGA